One Hordeum vulgare subsp. vulgare chromosome 4H, MorexV3_pseudomolecules_assembly, whole genome shotgun sequence DNA window includes the following coding sequences:
- the LOC123450059 gene encoding uncharacterized protein LOC123450059 isoform X4, with product MYPTNHYMDPYSSYYRHHAPYPYYPPPGWEVRPQKMPEVDSSCPPPSGTWPYSGGMNHSGIPESHSCCSHTYPHGYHYSFRPPFSQELPPPHYPYYYHVPFPPHHPNPYSSSCFGPLPPYPVDQTPYNAYDEKFKSHCCGCPNHVCHGDGGQKSNVKIEEHMPEVKPEGNQKGADNNSSIIRNPNYQYPVMWLPSGDMKDKGNGRSVEFPPQLFSKWFPRSGERTEDVKPSNDNQKAAKQLQWPMVWMPPGYDETKQQAKKELKEIEQSPKNTQEDPPSPKIKIIPLSWFGNDSHDQKPAANDGSGEQNGRSSVANPAAGTEHRHDTTGDANCKTIPVVAEKPTNGNAHAISVLPEKPKSGNEPAISVVPEKHDLEKKVRTCRTIPVMPQKDSGEKKSYKDVNKEEKKASMVQKEGENKKSNNVESSKAKPSKLPPVCLRVDPLPKKKSGNTSSRSSSPATKNVCEKGKDVKEAQGKNQETKLSEHQKEGNVPVKEKSSDEIPKNAGPRNVTVLDASVKHAQEEQVSTSVTDQKVQPTVSAEAQENVSARSLHECDKNRKEDELKIQGEAPNLTCEIKLSEPDAAVCIQSAYRGYHVRRWQPLEKLRKIKKVHKQMQEVEKQIQALEASSDQPTEKEHVAINETIMNLLLNLDTIQNLHPVVREARKSVARQLVCLQEKLDALCKKLPAEPTNHRKSGEEQLPSSVNSKEPMRDDVSSEVSLKLGQDGDSNEQKHQMEESRSTKEAASTDSNEQKHQMEESRSTKEAASMDVMRDAALSGLITEKKHQMEEPDILREECTEQEKAPAMGELSSTDYTEPLQYSTPVSDGSALKQCTPSAEQNCHTEESDHGVSPATTEDDAAAMATACTESEVGVCKDGSVQGGDQVQEESATVDSSWPKHDAAPAEDQCKEASAKFLHMEDSAVSSEGADAHGNDPALADDSVGANPGAQQEESVNADMQKEEAVTTLVAGKEPDGTPTPRVGDTGTMDDCTDANSVTVEQENFVLVESEARKQCEVSGKDDSTLVDQQSELQAEDPVGGSAIGEEPEAAVSLDVDDKTMINTSLNDATGEEPEAAVPLKTEGKTMEITSLNDAAGEEPEAAVPLETEGKTMENTSLNDAIGEETAAAESRVETIEDTVMNDAVGEEPEAVPVKSRVETMETTLTDHSTMPVETTLTDHATMPVETTLTDHATMPAGIVACATAANSAAPVPEAGKPEEGSEGAPPEEEEKEEATATASARHDNGGDDDRNTGVTDEKEQLKEMVQKLLASGNEQMGVIAELGDKVKSLERKLAVHKRRRPKVRVQHRPARANDVH from the exons ATGTATCCAACAAATCACTACATGGATCCATACTCCTCATACTACAGGCACCACGCTCCCTATCCATATTATCCCCCTCCCGGCTGGGAAGTTCGACCCCAGAAAATGCCTGAAGTAGACTCATCTTGTCCGCCACCGTCCGGCACTTGGCCGTACAGTGGTGGCATGAATCACTCAGGCATTCCAGAGTCACACAGCTGCTGCAGCCACACATACCCTCATGGCTACCACTACAGTTTCAGACCCCCATTTTCCCAAGAGCTTCCACCACCACATTATCCATATTACTACCATGTTCCGTTTCCGCCACATCATCCGAACCCCTACTCGTCGTCATGCTTCGGCCCACTCCCACCTTACCCCGTTGATCAAACACCGTATAATGCTTATGATGAAAAGTTCAAGAGCCATTGCTGTGGGTGTCCGAACCATGTTTGCCATGGAGATGGAGGGCAGAAGAGCAACGTGAAGATCGAAGAACATATGCCTGAAGTGAAGCCTGAGGGTAACCAGAAGGGTGCAGACAATAATTCAAGCATAATTCGGAACCCAAACTACCAGTACCCGGTGATGTGGCTACCGTCCGGTGACATGAAAGACAAGGGCAATGGCAGAAGCGTTGAATTTCCTCCCCAGCTCTTCAGCAAGTGGTTTCCTCGGAGTGGAGAGAGGACAGAGGATGTGAAGCCATCCAACGATAATCAGAAGGCGGCGAAGCAACTTCAGTGGCCGATGGTTTGGATGCCACCGGGATATGATGAGACCAAACAACAAGCTAAAAAAGAACTGAAGGAGATCGAGCAGAGTCCAAAGAACACGCAAGAAGATCCGCCTTCGCCGAAGATCAAGATTATTCCCTTGTCATGGTTTGGAAATGATAGTCATGATCAAAAGCCTGCTGCTAATGATGGCTCTGGAGAACAAAATGGAAGATCATCAGTGGCGAACCCAGCTGCAGGCACTGAGCATCGGCATGACACGACAGGGGATGCAAATTGTAAGACCATCCCAGTCGTGGCGGAGAAACCAACCAATGGGAATGCACATGCTATTTCAGTTCTGCCGGAGAAACCAAAAAGTGGGAATGAACCTGCCATTTCAGTTGTGCCGGAGAAACATGATCTTGAGAAGAAGGTTCGTACCTGCAGGACCATCCCGGTTATGCCTCAGAAAGATAGTGGTGAGAAGAAATCCTACAAGGATGTAAACAAAGAGGAAAAGAAGGCCAGCATGGTTCAGAAGGAGGGAGAAAATAAGAAAAGCAACAATGTTGAATCATCAAAGGCCAAGCCTTCAAAACTACCCCCCGTATGCTTGCGAGTGGATCCTTTGCCAAAGAAGaaatcaggaaacacatcttcaaggTCATCCAGCCCAGCAACGAAGAATGTTTGTGAAAAAGGAAAGGATGTGAAAGAGGCCCAAGGCAAGAACCAGGAGACAAAGCTATCAGAACATCAGAAAGAGGGTAATGTGCCGGTTAAAGAGAAATCATCTGATGAAATTCCCAAAAATGCAGGGCCTAGGAATGTGACAGTGCTAGATGCTTCTGTGAAGCATGCACAAGAGGAACAAGTTTCCACAAGTGTGACTGATCAGAAGGTGCAGCCTACCGTCAGTGCTGAAGCGCAAGAAAATGTCAGTGCAAGGAGCTTGCACGAGTGTGACAAAAACAGAAAGGAGGATGAGTTGAAGATCCAAGGTGAAGCTCCAAATTTAACCTGTGAAATCAAGTTATCAGAGCCAGATGCCGCTGTTTGTATTCAGTCTGCATACAGAGGGTACCATGTGCGAAGATGGCAACCTTTGGAGAAACTACGGAAGATCAAGAAAGTACATAAGCAGATgcaagaggtggagaagcagatcCAAGCCCTTGAAGCTTCTTCAGACCAGCCGACAGAGAAAGAGCACGTCGCTATTAATGAGACCATCATGAATTTACTTCTGAACCTTGACACCATTCAG AACTTGCATCCAGTTGTGAGGGAGGCTAGGAAGTCTGTTGCTCGACAGCTAGTTTGTTTGCAGGAGAAGCTCGATGCTTTGTGCAAGAAACTGCCTGCTGAACCTACTAATCACCGTAAGAGTGGTGAAGAACAATTGCCTTCCTCAGTTAACTCAAAGGAGCCTATGCGCGATGACGTCTCATCTGAAGTTTCGTTGAAGTTGGGTCAAGATGGAGATTCTAATGAACAGAAACATCAAATGGAAGAATCAAGAAGTACAAAAGAAGCAGCATCGACGGATTCTAATGAACAGAAACATCAAATGGAAGAATCAAGAAGTACAAAAGAAGCAGCATCGATGGATGTGATGCGCGATGCAGCTTTATCAGGACTTATCACTGAGAAGAAGCACCAAATGGAAGAGCCGGACATTTTGAGGGAAGAATGTACTGAGCAA GAAAAAGCTCCAGCGATGGGAGAATTATCATCCACGGACTACACGGAGCCACTGCAATATAGTACACCTGTATCAGATGGCTCGGCGCTGAAACAATGCACGCCTTCTGCTGAGCAAAACTGCCACACTGAAGAATCAGATCACGGGGTTTCTCCTGCTACAACAGAGGATGATGCAGCTGCGATGGCTACAGCGTGTACCGAAAGTGAAGTGGGCGTCTGCAAG GATGGTTCGGTTCAAGGAGGAGATCAGGTGCAGGAAGAATCTGCAACCGTCGATAGCTCGTGGCCCAAACATGATGCTGCTCCTGCTGAAGATCAGTGCAAAGAAGCAAGTGCTAAATTTCTTCACATGGAGGATTCAGCTGTGTCTTCAGAAGGTGCAGATGCACACGGAAACGATCCAGCTCTTGCAGATGACTCTGTTGGAGCCAATCCAGGAGCTCAGCAAGAAGAGTCGGTCAATgccgatatgcagaaagaagaaGCAGTGACCACACTTGTTGCAGGCAAAGAACCAGATGGAACGCCGACGCCTCGTGTTGGTGATACCGGTACTATGGATGACTGTACCGACGCAAATTCAGTGACCGTAGAGCAAGAAAATTTTGTTTTGGTAGAATCAGAAGCAAGAAAACAGTGTGAGGTTTCTGGCAAGGATGATTCAACTCTTGTGGATCAGCAAAGTGAACTTCAGGCAGAGGACCCAGTAGGTGGCTCTGCCATTGGAGAGGAGCCTGAAGCTGCTGTATCATTGGACGTCGACGACAAGACCATGATAAATACTAGTCTGAACGATGCAACTGGGGAGGAGCCTGAAGCTGCTGTACCATTGAAAACTGAAGGCAAGACCATGGAAATTACTAGTCTGAATGATGCAGCTGGGGAGGAGCCTGAAGCTGCTGTACCATTGGAAACTGAAGGCAAGACCATGGAAAATACTAGTCTGAATGATGCAATTGGAGAGGAGACTGCAGCAGCGGAAAGCAGAGTCGAGACCATTGAAGATACTGTGATGAATGATGCAGTTGGGGAGGAGCCTGAAGCTGTACCAGTGAAAAGCAGAGTTGAGACCATGGAGACCACTCTGACTGACCATTCCACCATGCCGGTGGAGACCACTCTGACTGACCATGCCACCATGCCGGTGGAGACCACTCTGACTGACCATGCCACCATGCCGGCAGGGATTGTAGCATGTGCAACAGCAGCAAATTCTGCTGCACCTGTACCAGAAGCAGGCAAGCCGGAAGAAGGCTCTGAAGGAGCAcctccagaagaagaagaaaaagaagaagcaacgGCTACAGCCTCTGCGAGGCATGataacggcggcgacgacgacaggAACACGGGAGTGACCGACGAGAAGGAGCAGCTGAAGGAGATGGTGCAGAAGCTCCTGGCGTCCGGCAACGAGCAGATGGGGGTCATCGCAGAGCTGGGCGACAAGGTGAAGTCGCTGGAGAGGAAGCTCGCTGTGCACAAGAGGAGGAGGCCCAAAGTGAGGGTGCAGCACAGGCCAGCCAGGGCCAACGACGTGCACTGA
- the LOC123450059 gene encoding BAG family molecular chaperone regulator 6 isoform X2: MYPTNHYMDPYSSYYRHHAPYPYYPPPGWEVRPQKMPEVDSSCPPPSGTWPYSGGMNHSGIPESHSCCSHTYPHGYHYSFRPPFSQELPPPHYPYYYHVPFPPHHPNPYSSSCFGPLPPYPVDQTPYNAYDEKFKSHCCGCPNHVCHGDGGQKSNVKIEEHMPEVKPEGNQKGADNNSSIIRNPNYQYPVMWLPSGDMKDKGNGRSVEFPPQLFSKWFPRSGERTEDVKPSNDNQKAAKQLQWPMVWMPPGYDETKQQAKKELKEIEQSPKNTQEDPPSPKIKIIPLSWFGNDSHDQKPAANDGSGEQNGRSSVANPAAGTEHRHDTTGDANCKTIPVVAEKPTNGNAHAISVLPEKPKSGNEPAISVVPEKHDLEKKVRTCRTIPVMPQKDSGEKKSYKDVNKEEKKASMVQKEGENKKSNNVESSKAKPSKLPPVCLRVDPLPKKKSGNTSSRSSSPATKNVCEKGKDVKEAQGKNQETKLSEHQKEGNVPVKEKSSDEIPKNAGPRNVTVLDASVKHAQEEQVSTSVTDQKVQPTVSAEAQENVSARSLHECDKNRKEDELKIQGEAPNLTCEIKLSEPDAAVCIQSAYRGYHVRRWQPLEKLRKIKKVHKQMQEVEKQIQALEASSDQPTEKEHVAINETIMNLLLNLDTIQNLHPVVREARKSVARQLVCLQEKLDALCKKLPAEPTNHRKSGEEQLPSSVNSKEPMRDDVSSEVSLKLGQDGDSNEQKHQMEESRSTKEAASTDSNEQKHQMEESRSTKEAASMDVMRDAALSGLITEKKHQMEEPDILREECTEQQEKAPAMGELSSTDYTEPLQYSTPVSDGSALKQCTPSAEQNCHTEESDHGVSPATTEDDAAAMATACTESEVGVCKDGSVQGGDQVQEESATVDSSWPKHDAAPAEDQCKEASAKFLHMEDSAVSSEGADAHGNDPALADDSVGANPGAQQEESVNADMQKEEAVTTLVAGKEPDGTPTPRVGDTGTMDDCTDANSVTVEQENFVLVESEARKQCEVSGKDDSTLVDQQSELQAEDPVGGSAIGEEPEAAVSLDVDDKTMINTSLNDATGEEPEAAVPLKTEGKTMEITSLNDAAGEEPEAAVPLETEGKTMENTSLNDAIGEETAAAESRVETIEDTVMNDAVGEEPEAVPVKSRVETMETTLTDHSTMPVETTLTDHATMPVETTLTDHATMPAGIVACATAANSAAPVPEAGKPEEGSEGAPPEEEEKEEATATASARHDNGGDDDRNTGVTDEKEQLKEMVQKLLASGNEQMGVIAELGDKVKSLERKLAVHKRRRPKVRVQHRPARANDVH; encoded by the exons ATGTATCCAACAAATCACTACATGGATCCATACTCCTCATACTACAGGCACCACGCTCCCTATCCATATTATCCCCCTCCCGGCTGGGAAGTTCGACCCCAGAAAATGCCTGAAGTAGACTCATCTTGTCCGCCACCGTCCGGCACTTGGCCGTACAGTGGTGGCATGAATCACTCAGGCATTCCAGAGTCACACAGCTGCTGCAGCCACACATACCCTCATGGCTACCACTACAGTTTCAGACCCCCATTTTCCCAAGAGCTTCCACCACCACATTATCCATATTACTACCATGTTCCGTTTCCGCCACATCATCCGAACCCCTACTCGTCGTCATGCTTCGGCCCACTCCCACCTTACCCCGTTGATCAAACACCGTATAATGCTTATGATGAAAAGTTCAAGAGCCATTGCTGTGGGTGTCCGAACCATGTTTGCCATGGAGATGGAGGGCAGAAGAGCAACGTGAAGATCGAAGAACATATGCCTGAAGTGAAGCCTGAGGGTAACCAGAAGGGTGCAGACAATAATTCAAGCATAATTCGGAACCCAAACTACCAGTACCCGGTGATGTGGCTACCGTCCGGTGACATGAAAGACAAGGGCAATGGCAGAAGCGTTGAATTTCCTCCCCAGCTCTTCAGCAAGTGGTTTCCTCGGAGTGGAGAGAGGACAGAGGATGTGAAGCCATCCAACGATAATCAGAAGGCGGCGAAGCAACTTCAGTGGCCGATGGTTTGGATGCCACCGGGATATGATGAGACCAAACAACAAGCTAAAAAAGAACTGAAGGAGATCGAGCAGAGTCCAAAGAACACGCAAGAAGATCCGCCTTCGCCGAAGATCAAGATTATTCCCTTGTCATGGTTTGGAAATGATAGTCATGATCAAAAGCCTGCTGCTAATGATGGCTCTGGAGAACAAAATGGAAGATCATCAGTGGCGAACCCAGCTGCAGGCACTGAGCATCGGCATGACACGACAGGGGATGCAAATTGTAAGACCATCCCAGTCGTGGCGGAGAAACCAACCAATGGGAATGCACATGCTATTTCAGTTCTGCCGGAGAAACCAAAAAGTGGGAATGAACCTGCCATTTCAGTTGTGCCGGAGAAACATGATCTTGAGAAGAAGGTTCGTACCTGCAGGACCATCCCGGTTATGCCTCAGAAAGATAGTGGTGAGAAGAAATCCTACAAGGATGTAAACAAAGAGGAAAAGAAGGCCAGCATGGTTCAGAAGGAGGGAGAAAATAAGAAAAGCAACAATGTTGAATCATCAAAGGCCAAGCCTTCAAAACTACCCCCCGTATGCTTGCGAGTGGATCCTTTGCCAAAGAAGaaatcaggaaacacatcttcaaggTCATCCAGCCCAGCAACGAAGAATGTTTGTGAAAAAGGAAAGGATGTGAAAGAGGCCCAAGGCAAGAACCAGGAGACAAAGCTATCAGAACATCAGAAAGAGGGTAATGTGCCGGTTAAAGAGAAATCATCTGATGAAATTCCCAAAAATGCAGGGCCTAGGAATGTGACAGTGCTAGATGCTTCTGTGAAGCATGCACAAGAGGAACAAGTTTCCACAAGTGTGACTGATCAGAAGGTGCAGCCTACCGTCAGTGCTGAAGCGCAAGAAAATGTCAGTGCAAGGAGCTTGCACGAGTGTGACAAAAACAGAAAGGAGGATGAGTTGAAGATCCAAGGTGAAGCTCCAAATTTAACCTGTGAAATCAAGTTATCAGAGCCAGATGCCGCTGTTTGTATTCAGTCTGCATACAGAGGGTACCATGTGCGAAGATGGCAACCTTTGGAGAAACTACGGAAGATCAAGAAAGTACATAAGCAGATgcaagaggtggagaagcagatcCAAGCCCTTGAAGCTTCTTCAGACCAGCCGACAGAGAAAGAGCACGTCGCTATTAATGAGACCATCATGAATTTACTTCTGAACCTTGACACCATTCAG AACTTGCATCCAGTTGTGAGGGAGGCTAGGAAGTCTGTTGCTCGACAGCTAGTTTGTTTGCAGGAGAAGCTCGATGCTTTGTGCAAGAAACTGCCTGCTGAACCTACTAATCACCGTAAGAGTGGTGAAGAACAATTGCCTTCCTCAGTTAACTCAAAGGAGCCTATGCGCGATGACGTCTCATCTGAAGTTTCGTTGAAGTTGGGTCAAGATGGAGATTCTAATGAACAGAAACATCAAATGGAAGAATCAAGAAGTACAAAAGAAGCAGCATCGACGGATTCTAATGAACAGAAACATCAAATGGAAGAATCAAGAAGTACAAAAGAAGCAGCATCGATGGATGTGATGCGCGATGCAGCTTTATCAGGACTTATCACTGAGAAGAAGCACCAAATGGAAGAGCCGGACATTTTGAGGGAAGAATGTACTGAGCAA CAGGAAAAAGCTCCAGCGATGGGAGAATTATCATCCACGGACTACACGGAGCCACTGCAATATAGTACACCTGTATCAGATGGCTCGGCGCTGAAACAATGCACGCCTTCTGCTGAGCAAAACTGCCACACTGAAGAATCAGATCACGGGGTTTCTCCTGCTACAACAGAGGATGATGCAGCTGCGATGGCTACAGCGTGTACCGAAAGTGAAGTGGGCGTCTGCAAG GATGGTTCGGTTCAAGGAGGAGATCAGGTGCAGGAAGAATCTGCAACCGTCGATAGCTCGTGGCCCAAACATGATGCTGCTCCTGCTGAAGATCAGTGCAAAGAAGCAAGTGCTAAATTTCTTCACATGGAGGATTCAGCTGTGTCTTCAGAAGGTGCAGATGCACACGGAAACGATCCAGCTCTTGCAGATGACTCTGTTGGAGCCAATCCAGGAGCTCAGCAAGAAGAGTCGGTCAATgccgatatgcagaaagaagaaGCAGTGACCACACTTGTTGCAGGCAAAGAACCAGATGGAACGCCGACGCCTCGTGTTGGTGATACCGGTACTATGGATGACTGTACCGACGCAAATTCAGTGACCGTAGAGCAAGAAAATTTTGTTTTGGTAGAATCAGAAGCAAGAAAACAGTGTGAGGTTTCTGGCAAGGATGATTCAACTCTTGTGGATCAGCAAAGTGAACTTCAGGCAGAGGACCCAGTAGGTGGCTCTGCCATTGGAGAGGAGCCTGAAGCTGCTGTATCATTGGACGTCGACGACAAGACCATGATAAATACTAGTCTGAACGATGCAACTGGGGAGGAGCCTGAAGCTGCTGTACCATTGAAAACTGAAGGCAAGACCATGGAAATTACTAGTCTGAATGATGCAGCTGGGGAGGAGCCTGAAGCTGCTGTACCATTGGAAACTGAAGGCAAGACCATGGAAAATACTAGTCTGAATGATGCAATTGGAGAGGAGACTGCAGCAGCGGAAAGCAGAGTCGAGACCATTGAAGATACTGTGATGAATGATGCAGTTGGGGAGGAGCCTGAAGCTGTACCAGTGAAAAGCAGAGTTGAGACCATGGAGACCACTCTGACTGACCATTCCACCATGCCGGTGGAGACCACTCTGACTGACCATGCCACCATGCCGGTGGAGACCACTCTGACTGACCATGCCACCATGCCGGCAGGGATTGTAGCATGTGCAACAGCAGCAAATTCTGCTGCACCTGTACCAGAAGCAGGCAAGCCGGAAGAAGGCTCTGAAGGAGCAcctccagaagaagaagaaaaagaagaagcaacgGCTACAGCCTCTGCGAGGCATGataacggcggcgacgacgacaggAACACGGGAGTGACCGACGAGAAGGAGCAGCTGAAGGAGATGGTGCAGAAGCTCCTGGCGTCCGGCAACGAGCAGATGGGGGTCATCGCAGAGCTGGGCGACAAGGTGAAGTCGCTGGAGAGGAAGCTCGCTGTGCACAAGAGGAGGAGGCCCAAAGTGAGGGTGCAGCACAGGCCAGCCAGGGCCAACGACGTGCACTGA